One part of the Sorangiineae bacterium MSr11954 genome encodes these proteins:
- a CDS encoding aminotransferase class V-fold PLP-dependent enzyme: MLSRRELLATTGSTLAAAACSVPPRSTTSVTAAALSTWPKVREQFLLSREYLHFSQFFLVSHPKTVRDAIERYRRMLDDNPFLTMERTPEMKLRVRGAAAEYLGGKPEEVVLVDSTTQGLALIYQGLRLRPDHEILTTIHDHYVTHEAIRLTTERSGASSRRIALYDAPHTATRDEMVDRLRRAIKPATRIVGVTWVHSSTGVKVPIRELANVVADANRGRADADRVLLVVDGVHGFGNQEPTVAELGCDFFAAGCHKWIFAPRGTGIAWARPSNWALLRPTIPSWSSSELHHAWEDGRSPSGPADATWIQPAGFKAYEHQWAMPEAFAFHRELGRGRVEARIRDLNSQCKEGLAKIPGVTVHTPRDPSLSAGIVCFDVAGLLPKDVVKKLLEKKVVASESPYKLSHVRLAPSLVNDEAEVDMALRAVRAIA, from the coding sequence ATGCTCAGCCGACGCGAACTCCTTGCGACCACGGGATCCACGCTTGCCGCAGCTGCTTGCAGCGTACCACCGCGAAGCACGACCTCGGTCACCGCGGCCGCGCTGAGCACGTGGCCCAAGGTGCGCGAGCAGTTCCTCTTGTCGCGGGAGTATCTGCACTTTTCGCAGTTCTTCCTCGTGTCGCACCCCAAGACCGTGCGCGACGCCATCGAGCGCTATCGCCGCATGCTCGACGACAATCCCTTTCTGACCATGGAGCGCACCCCCGAGATGAAGCTCCGCGTGCGCGGGGCGGCGGCGGAGTACCTCGGGGGCAAGCCGGAGGAGGTCGTTCTGGTCGACAGCACCACGCAAGGCCTCGCGTTGATCTATCAAGGCCTGCGGCTCCGGCCCGATCACGAGATCCTGACGACCATCCACGATCATTACGTGACCCATGAAGCCATCCGCCTCACCACGGAGCGCTCCGGCGCGAGCTCCCGTCGCATTGCGCTCTACGATGCGCCCCACACGGCCACGCGCGATGAAATGGTGGACCGGCTGCGGCGCGCCATCAAGCCCGCGACCCGGATCGTCGGCGTCACCTGGGTGCACTCGAGCACGGGGGTGAAGGTGCCGATTCGGGAGCTGGCGAATGTCGTGGCGGACGCGAACCGAGGACGCGCCGACGCGGACCGCGTGTTGCTGGTGGTCGACGGCGTGCATGGTTTTGGCAATCAGGAGCCAACGGTGGCCGAATTGGGCTGTGATTTCTTTGCGGCCGGCTGTCATAAGTGGATCTTCGCGCCCCGAGGCACGGGCATCGCGTGGGCGCGGCCGAGCAACTGGGCCCTCTTGCGGCCGACGATTCCATCCTGGTCATCGAGTGAGCTCCATCACGCGTGGGAAGATGGACGGAGCCCGTCCGGGCCGGCCGATGCGACGTGGATCCAGCCGGCGGGCTTCAAGGCTTACGAGCACCAATGGGCCATGCCGGAGGCGTTTGCCTTTCATCGCGAGCTCGGTCGCGGCCGGGTCGAAGCGCGGATTCGCGATCTCAATAGCCAATGCAAAGAGGGTTTGGCGAAAATCCCCGGTGTGACCGTGCACACCCCGCGCGATCCGAGCTTATCGGCGGGCATCGTATGCTTCGATGTCGCGGGCCTTTTGCCGAAAGACGTCGTCAAAAAGCTGCTCGAGAAGAAGGTGGTCGCGTCCGAGTCGCCGTACAAATTGTCGCACGTGCGCTTGGCCCCGAGCCTCGTCAACGACGAGGCGGAGGTCGACATGGCGCTGCGCGCCGTGCGCGCGATCGCCTAG